GAACGTGCCCGGGATCTTCACCCCGCGGTCGCGCATGCAGGCCGTCAGCGCGTCGAGGACGCTCGGCTGGGGATCGGGGGATCCCGCCGGAGTCCTCGGGGACGTGGGAAGGGACGTCGGTACGGCCGGTGGGGCCGAGGGGCCCGGCGTGGCGGACAGCGGGGCGCGGTCATCGGCTCCGCAGGCGACCGTCGAGAGCGCCGGTACGAGCAGGGCCATGACGATGGCGGTGCGGGCGGCGAACATCACTGAGAATCCTCCGAGGGGACGGGCCGTGGGGGCGCGGGGCACGACGTCCCTTTCCTCACCGCCCGCCCCTGCGGAATACGCCGTGGAGGGGTCAGCCCTCGACGCTGAGCTTGATGCTGAGCGGGTTGTCCTTGCCGGCGACCAGCGCGTTGATGATGGGCGTGTCGATTCCGCATCCGGCGACCTTGGGGATGCGGTACGTGCCGGTGAGGGTGCCGCCGGTGGCGGGGTCGAAGGTGCCCTGGGACGTGAGGGAGATGGTCGCGGGCTCGGTCGTCCTGCAGTTCTTCAGCGGGATCTTCAGGGCGAGGTGGCCGACCTCGGTGATCTGGATGTCGACCTTTCCGGAGACGGCGGCGGCGCCGTTCTCGAGCGTGCCCTGGAGCGGAGCCGCTTGGGTGATCTCGAAGGTGGCGTGGGTGGGCAGGAACCCGAACATCGGGAACGCGCTGCGGGCCGGCGGCACGGTGAAATCGGCGGAGATCTGCCTGGTGGCCAGGTCTGCGTCCACGTCGGCCCGGCCCGGGCCGAGGGTGAAGTCGGCGCCGAGCCCGGTGATGCGGGTCTGGGCGGTGGTGGCGTAGGTGTGCTTCGACGGTGCGGCGTGGCCCGGCGTCGCGGTGGCCGCCAGCACGCCGGCGGTGGAGAGGGCACAGGCCAGGGCGCTGACGCCGATCTTTCGGAACTGCATGACGAGACCTCCGACAAGGGTGGGAATCGGTCTGTGCGCCGGACGGGCTTCTGTTCCGAGCGCGAACCAGATTCTGTACCACACACTGTCCCAATTCCTGTGCATTGGCTGCGCATCTCGGTGGCGCGCTTCGTCAGCGGCCTGACAACCGCCGCCCGGCCCTCAGCGGCGGAGGATCTTGAAAAGGACGGCGACCTACCGGCGATTGCGGCGGCCACGCCGCTGAGCGCGTCTCGCACCGGAACTCCGACGCCTGTGCGGAGGATCGCTCCGGCCGAGCCTCGACCGCCGGACGGCGGCAACGGAAAGGGCCCGTCCGGCCTGCGGCTCCGCCTGGACGCTACGACTCGGCGAGGTCAGGCGGGTGTGAGCGCCTGCAGGTCGAACAGGCTCGAAAGCCGGGTCAGCTCCTTCGGCACGACCCGGTAGTACACCCACGTTCCGCGTCGTTGGCCTTCGATGAGGCCGGCCTCGCGCAGCACCTTCAGATGGTGGGAGATGGTCGGCGCGGTGAGCTTGAACGGTCCGGTCAGGTCGCACACGCAGGCCTCGCCGTCGTCGGCCGAGGCGATCATGTTGAGCAG
The DNA window shown above is from Thermomonospora umbrina and carries:
- a CDS encoding ArsR/SmtB family transcription factor — encoded protein: MSDSSGFDVGRPCCAPLNGPLLTEVEATGLATVFKALADPVRLRLLNMIASADDGEACVCDLTGPFKLTAPTISHHLKVLREAGLIEGQRRGTWVYYRVVPKELTRLSSLFDLQALTPA